The window ATTGTGACACCCCAgtccagggcttaataggattaataggatactcataccaacaagttgcaacttcttttccggaagccggtctctaaagaactccgaggttaagcgtgctttgcccggagaaatttggggatgggtgaccaaccgggaagttcttcccgggtgcgcacgagtgaggacaaagtgtgcagaaaagactggtgttggtcagtctatgtcctagaaagcagccagatgtaagcgggcccggcctcggggaggcgggatgtTACAGTGATCCAATAAACATCATTAAGTACCTACTTGCATCCTTAGGCTTGCTGGATTTGGTGGTTGTGGAGTTTCTGGCTTGTACTAATCATCACAAGAATACGGTAAATGCGCTAACACTTAGGTCCgcatgagtttttttttatgcATTTAGCTTCAGTAGTGGCTTTTGAACTGCAGTGTTGGAATGCTTGAAAGTTGTTCTCCCCTTTTAACTGGCTTAAAGCCTTGATCATCAGTTTGCCGGAAATAAGGCAGTAACGGCTAGTGGAACTGTGGAAGAAGAATGGTACATATATGTGTATACATTTCGAAGACGATGATTGCCGACCTAGTTTGGCACTTGCACGTACATAATTTGACAACTATAAACACAAGAAACTCAAAAAGGATGATTGTCCACTGTTTTGTGCCTTCGGTAAAAAAAATGACAGTTGTCGATCAAATCAAGGAAGAACACTCCTAGAAAACATAGCATTAGTACCAGTCAGCAACCCCCTaccctttagtaccggtcggctGACTGGTACCGTTTGGTAGGTACTAAATGCCGCGCCATTTAGTACCCGCCAAAATACCTAGTATTAAAGTGACCATTTAGTAAATGATTTTACACACaaaaaataaagagaaaaaTTAGGGAAACATCCGGGAGCCCCCCGCATACGTGAATTTCACGCGTAATATGCGCGTGTGCGGTTCCTGGGATTTGAACTCACAGACTCAAGCCTCGCGCGACCATTCCTTATCATCTCACCTACACAGCCCATGTGATGAAGGTAGGCATACTTCTCTTTTAAAGTAACTCGTGGAGTACCATTTAGTATAGTGAACAGTACTAAATGGTCGCGCCATTTTAATACCGGGCCAAAACAAGAACCGGTACGAAAATGTGACATTTAGTCCGGTTGGTGTTTTGACCCGGTATTAAAATGGCTCCGTGGACTTTTAAATTTGGACctggtactaaaatggctcaGTGCCAGCTTTAGTACCGAATCAAATTATGACAGGTACTAACGTGTAAGGATGAATGGTCATTTTTCTTGTAGCGGGAATAAATGAGATCGAGTCAACAAAGATGAACACCGAGATCATCTTCTTATATGTACTGAAATAAGTAGCGTATTATTTATTTGCGGAATCATAAACTATATTTACTAGCATAATAATCAACATGGTACATCAGCCATCTATTTCAATTAAGCCAACCGCCAAAGCTTGCAGCTTCAGCAACCCAAATCTCCACACACTTGAAACACACACCAGACCAGCGCGACAACCCTATTTATCAACTGATAATCGTCGTCTTCACTGCCAATGCTGCGTGTCGAGCTAACATTAGGACAACTGTAAATGACACCATTTGGCATTCCTGAAATGCCTATGCGTGTTCTCCTCTCAATCCCCATATTTGCAAAAAGGTTCATTAGTCACGGAGAAGATGCAGTGACATGTTCACACTAAGCATGACGATCAGCTTGTGTAGCGTATAATCAAGGCGAGGATGAGAGGACACttgagagggaggggagggattCGTCATTGAACTGGGGCACAAAGTATTTGGTTTTGCCCAATAAATGGGGAGAACTAGGTGAGGTGATGATCAAACTCAATACTTCACGCCACCTACTCACAGCTTACTATCGTCGCTGGCGGAGGCGCGGAGTATATAACAGAGCCAGGAGGCCTACCTTTACGAATTGCCCTAGTTTATTTATCGTCCCATATGGTCTCTTTCATGTCGTAATGTGTTGTCATATTAATTTGTCGTCCCATATTCATGCCGTGATGTGTTCTCGATCTCCCGGTGTAGCTCACCTAGCTAGCTGCCTACAACTACAAGGCTCACCAATGCATCTAGTGGTCCAGGAAAGGCAGCTGCCTCCACGGTGGCATGGTCTCTTTCTTGACTCTGGATAAGGGAGACAACGTTGGTTGGGTGATGAAGGAACAGCTATAGGCAAGACCCTTGGAGCCGCAGGATCGATGCAAGTAGTGCAAGCCTGCAACGGCTGTGATCGATCCCGAACTCCGATCTTGCACGGTTGATGAGTAATTCAAGAAGAATCTGGACGCTTAGTTCCTGCTCGATCGTCGATCTCACAGTCCACGCACAATATATAGTTCAGGCTTGATTGCTCGCTCCGTTGGATAAGCATATGCATCCATCCACTTGCAAATGATGAGATTAATTAAAGCCTCATCCAGTCGAAACCTTGAAAAATTCAAGAACAGGGACGCGGCAGCTTGATTGCCTGTTGAAAAAGCGCGCAGGGTAGGACGAAAAGCGTGCGGGTACGGCTAGCTAACAGATGCATGGATCCAAGCGGAACCCAGGTGGATGCACGATAGCGAGATCGAAACAGCCGCATTATATTTTGAGCAAGATGAAGGAAACTATCCCCCTTCCCCATAATATAAGAATTTTGAGCTTTTGATATTTTCATCGAAAcgttcatttgttcatttgcTCTCGctcgctggccggcggcggcagctgcatGCCACGACGCCGACCCGTTCCCCCCTTGCAGCGGTGGAGCCCTCAGCTTGCAGCAGCCGCTCCTCCATAGCGGCGGCAACGGGGGTACGGTGCACGTGGCCTCCTGTTGTGTCCTCCACGGCTCCACCTGGAGTCCCTGGATCGATAgcagggttaacaatttcggtCGGAAATACCGAAATTTCAGTCATTTTTTCTGTTTTCGCTACTCACCGGGACAGAAATTTCGGTTCGGAAAATTGTATATTTGAATtccaaattcaaaaatataaaagTCAAATTTTGGTCAAACAAACGAAATTCCGAACAGTAAAAacgaaattgttaaccctgaTCGATAGTCGTCATTCATGACTTTCGtggtaatatatatatatatatatatatatatatatatatatatatatatatatatatatatatatatatatatatatatatatatattataatatCTCGGGTGGCTAATCCCGGGGtcgagtttttttaaaaaacgaTTCCACACTACCCCTGTATGAACATATCGGGTACTGTTCTTTTTGTGAATGCCACATGATATAAACTGGTGTGTGTAGTTATATATATAGGTATAGGGTGGATGCTCCAATGTAATTTGTAATTATCGCATTTACTTGTATTCTATGTGAATAAAGTTCTGTTACACGATTGAGGACCAATGGATGTGACGTACTCCCTGCGTTAAAAAAATTGttgtaaaatttaaatttattgTAGAAACATATTTTTACACTATTTACTATGTGCATGTAGTAATCAATTAGTGCTAAATATAAGAGATAATTAAGAATATTTTGCCTAAATTTTAAAATAACTTTATTTTTTATGATGGAGGGATAATCACTCCTTTCTTCCCCTCGAGACCATCTGCATGGCAAGACGAAGAAACATCTAAATGGTGAGTATAGCATCTTTGAACCTAGCTATATCCATGGCTCAATCATTATATATGGACCATGTATTGTTATAAAAAAAACGATCATGTATGCCATGGAAGCTAGGACCACCATGAAGCTAGCCACAAAAGCCAGCAGGAAATCATCTGGCCCAGTCATATGGAACCGATACATCGAGTGGTCTGActcgaatttttttatttttaatacaACTTTTAATCAAAATTACGCATTAATACTCTGGATCTGAGAAATTACAAAACTAGGCCACAATTGTCTACCCAGTAGACGAAATTCAAATTTCGTCTAGCCATCAAACAAAATTCGGAGAAATGATCTACCAACAGACGAAAATAGACGAAATCAATTTAAAAATGCaaattttggaaattttcaTCAATTGTGCATGGTTGTGCATGACGAAATATAGATATTGTCTACCCACTAGACGAAATCTAGATATTGTCTACCCAATGGACGAAATTTAGTAAATTAACATTTTTTACCATTATTTTCTGTGTGCTCCATATTTTGAATCTATTTTACGAAGTATATTTTAATATAaactttattttttattataaattGCGTAGTCATAATGTGAACTATCAATGTACTGTAATTAATACGGCAAATTAGGCAAAAGCCATAAATTTTCGGCTTTCATTAAGATAACGATCACAAAGCAATGGGCCATTGCGTCTATCTAAAGCAAAGTGCATGCTACGAGTTCATGCAAGCATATAAAGTGTGGTTCTTTGTATGTTAAGTAACTCAATCGTTCAATCTAGATTCTGACTTGATACTGGTAGTTGTATCTACAACGAATTATTCTTTTATTAGCCCACCACGCCACTTGTATAAATTGTTGGCTAAGACCCTATTTAGATCTTTACACCTAAAatccaaaatttttgtaaattgtctgcatggtgtactaaatgtagttgaaaaataaatcgcattgcACAactggactgtaaatcgcgagacgaatctaatgagcctaattaggtcgTGATTaggcactaaattgctacagtaaaactacagtaaacatgctctactgatggattaattagactcattagattcgtctcgtagtttacagacgagatctataattagttttgtgattagtctatatttaatactttaaatattgAAAGATTTTCTTCCAAAATCCCAAAAtccaaagtgatctaaacagaCCCTAAAACAACATCATAATCGTTACCGCGCGTGACAACGACACCAAAGCTGCGGTGTCGTACCGTCGCCTCACATGTACTGAGTGGAGGGAATAACGCAAAGATGGGCAGTGCATACCCCCGGCTAAAATCCCCTCCATtctagaaataaaaaataaaaaacaaagtcAACGTGGCTACATGCTCAGGATGCTACTACTCTTGTACGCGTGCCTTGCCTACCTGCCGTGCACCAGCTCCGGTACGTGACGTCGAACACGTAAAACCTCCCGGAAACAATACCGTGGACCGACGGCTGCCGGCCTTCCAATCCACCCAAGCCACCACCCAGCAGGAAGAGCACCtcctccaatttttttttctcttccccCCCTCTCGCCCAATCAAACAGGGTTGAAAGagaatttattttcttttgtgtGTGTGATGTATAAAAAAAGATAGAGGAAGTCAGAGCACGGCTTCCGGGCGGGGCCCACGGGACGGGGCGGCCCCACCACCTCCGAGACGCGCCAAAAACTTCGTCGTCACACACCACCACCCGTCCGTCCAGTGTTAGTTTGCTGCGCGGTTTCTTAATGATCCCCCCCTTTAAAAGACGCGGCTCATCTCATCTTCCCCTGCCTGCAACTGCAATCCCAAAgccatctctctctttctcagcagcagaagcagcagcaatAGTAGCAGGGATCGATGGGGGTCTGCGCGTCGTCGAGGAGGCgggtggagcaggagcaggagtgcGACGAGAGCGTGGTGTACGTGATGGACGGgcagtgcggcggcgggggaggggaggacgccgacggcggcgcggcggcggcggcggcctgccggAAGGTGGCCTCCCTCTACTCGCAGAAGGGCAAGAAGGGGCCCAACCAGGACGCCGTCATCCTCTGCCAGGTACCGTCGCGCAGCTCCCGCTACAGGCGCTCACCTGCTCTTCTTCTTGCACCTTCCTGTTAATTCTGTGCCGGGCCTTCCtctgttttcttcttcttcttccgtgCTTGCTCGTTTGTCGTTTCCATAGATCGATCATCCGTGGTCCTTGGGTTCAGCTTCCAGGCTCTTCGTCTCCAGCTTCTTCCTGTTcatgctgccacagcccacaaTGGGGTCAATGGCACAAGGAACCCCCAAACTTGGTCTGCGCGAATTAAAAGAGcgaaaaaaaaatgttgcttTCTGAAACCGAACTGATTATTATCTGCTTCCAAGGCCATGCTCCTATTCATCCTATCTGTCTTTTCTCGGGTCATTTTGGTTCACCACAGCTGCCTCTGCAGCTTCCTCTCCGCCTCTCTGTTCAtttctccctctctttttttaccACGGAGCTCTGGTACAGTAGATCTGTACCGGACTACTAGTAcgtatctctttttttttcaaggcTCAAATCACCCCACCGCCTGTACCTTCTCTTGGTCGGTCTGAACACGAACTAATTCCACGTCTGTACTGCACAATCATCTCTGCAAGAAAAAGAAACCGTCAGTTTGGGCGGTGCACGGTCACGCGCCGCCCAAGGCCAGGCGCTtgacctgcaggctgcagcagggTCAAGAAATTCCAGGCACTGTCCCTGCTATTTACCCGTACGCAGAGTTACTGCCACTGCACAGCAACCATCACCGCACGGTAAGACTGACCCCAACAATACGAGGCAGAGCTATATTCGCACACCACCATTTCCACTGTGCATGGCGAAGCGCGCGTCCAACAGATGAGGCAAACAAGGAGGCAATTTCCATCGCGAGGAGAGAGGTGAGCTAAAAATGGATTCCCTCTCTCCTCGGAGGCAAATCCGTGCGCGTGgctgggcggaggcggaggcaagCGGCGGAGCACGGAGGCGGCAGCGAGCGCCGGAGCTGGAAGGAGGAGAGCCGGCGCGCGCGGACGAAGCAGAGGCCGCGGTGGCGCGGAGCTCGGCCACCCGCCCGCCGCGGTGGCGCGGAGCTTGCTCACCCGTGGCAGCGCGGAGCTCGGCCAGCCCGCGGTGGCTTCGGAGGGAGGTGGCTGGCGGCGGAGGACAGAGGAGGAGCCAcgacgaggaggccgaggccggaggcggaggtggccggcggcgccggagctcgaGCTGCCGTTCTTGTTGGAGATAGGGTGGGGAGGAGGCGAAGAAGAGCGTAGCGGCGTCAAATCGAGCTTCCCGTCACCTCCTCCCCTTCCATAATTCCGGCGCCAcctccgcggcgggcggcgcgggcgggggccAGCACCAGcgggcggcgagcagcgcgggGCAGCACCGGTGGGCGAGGAGGTGCGCGGCaggcctccctctgctcctgCGACGGTGGTGGAGCTCCCTCTCCTCCGGCGGAGGGGGCGAGTTGGACCGTCGGACCGtcggcgcggacggtccgccaccgGAGGGCCAAGACCGCCGGCTTCTTTCTGCGTCAGCTGTTGGAGACGGTAAAAAATGCGTGGGGAATGCATCTACTGTATACGATGCAAATGAAGGAAATGCATCCATTTTACCTTCGCTTGTTGGAGTCAgcctaaaagaagaagaaaaaacatcgTGATGATTCCTGTTTCAACCCACGGAAAGGGAACAGAGGGGTTGGTTTCGTCAACGTTCTACGGGTCGACGGTGACTAGAATGCAGAATCTTAGCTTTGCCAACGATTTCTGGAATATGTTTGAGGTTATCGCTGCTTTACTGCATCGCAAAGAGAGTCATACGCATAACGATGCTTGATTCCATTTTCCTCCCCTCAATCTTTTACAGCATCTCACCTACTGTTTGGGCTCAATTGTCAAAGATCTGTTCTCTGACACTATCATTTGGGAATGATCACCAATCGCCGCTGATGCCAATGCAATCCTGAGGGACCTGATCAGTCTGTAGAATTTCTTTCTTTCTGGTGTTGATTCTTGATTGACGGGCTTGGATTTTTTTCTTCAGGGGTTCGGCATGGAGGACGGCGTGTTCTGCGGCGTCTTCGACGGGCACGGCCGGTGCGGGCAGTTCGTCAGCAAGCTGGTGCGGGACTACCTCCCCTTCATGATCCTCAGCCACCGGAACGCGCTCTTCCTgggcgtcgacgacgacgacccggccTTCAGCGACGCGTCGCCGTCCTCGTCCacggacggcagcggcggcggctcctcgccgtcctcgccggcgcAGCTGCTGGAGGAGTGGCGCGAGGCCTGCGCCAACGCGTTCGAGGCCATGGACAAGGAGCTCAAGCTCCAGCCCAACCTGGACTGCAGCTTCAGCGGCACCACCGCCGTGTGCGCCATCAAGCAGGGGCGGGACCTCATCGTCGCCAACCTCGGCGACTCCCGGGCggtgctcgccaccatgtcggACACGGGGTACCTCACCGCCGTGCAGCTCACCACCGACCAGAAGCCCAACCTGCCTCGTGAGTCCCACTCCTACCTACTGCTGCTAGCCTGCTACTCGATCCTCCGACCCATTGAATGAATCATGATGACCACGGATCGAAGAACTGAGGCTCGGCCATGGCCGCGTGTGCAGAGGAGGCGGAGCGGATCAAGCGCTGCAACGGGCGCGTGTTCGCGCTCAAGGACGAGCCGTCGGTGCAGCGCGTGTGGCTCCCCGACGAGGACTGCCCGGGGCTAGCCATGGCGCGGTCGCTGGGGGACCTGCGGCTGAAGCGGCACGGCGTGGTGTCGGAGCCGCAGGTGACGCACCGCTGCGTCGGGCGCGGGGACCTGTTCATCATCCTGGCCACGGACGGCGTGTGGGACGTGCTGAGCAACGAGGAGGTGGTGTCCATCGTGTGCGCCACGCCGCGGAAGCAGCACGCTTCCAAGGCCGtcgccgaggccgcggcgcaGCGGTGGCGGACCAGGTACCCGTCGTCCCGCGCCGACGACTGCTCCGCGGTCTGCCTCTTCCTGCGGGACCAGGACTGGGGCACCAGCGTCGCCGCGGCCAAGGCCAAggcggcctccgccgctgccgccgcgaggGCGCCGGCGCACGGCCACTGCTAAGCCGGGGAGGTGCTCCGCCGAGAGTGTAACTAAGTGCTGTAACATAGTGGTAATTAAGAAGCTCttgctgtgttttttttttctttttgcaaaaaaaaatgcaaaggagatgaggagggaatgggcgGGTAATTCTCAGTTTTGACTCTTGATCGGTGATCGGTGATCGGTGATCAGctgaccacggtgacgggggaAACAAGGGAGTGGGTGGCGGGAACGCCGTTTGTACTCTGTCAGTAGCATGTAATGTTATCAAGTGGAGTGCTTCTTTGATGTTGCCGGAAAGATTTCTCACATGTCACTGGTTGAACCCTAAATCTCTCGTACATCATTGTTCGGCTTGTCTGTTTTCAATTTATTCTTTCTCGAGTCTCACAGAAAACTATTGAATCAGCTGAAATCAGCCGGCTTTTTAGAATAAACCAATTTTAAGATGGGATAAGATGCTCGATAAGGCATGAGGTTCAGTATCATAACGGTTTCCTCATAGTAACGCCGGTGAATCTCATCAAGAACTCTTTGTGCTTTGAAAACAGACATGTGTATGCATTTTTGTGCTTTGAAAACCTGTTCGAATTTAAGCAGACGGTCGAACAGAGTCACAAACACAAATATATCATACGAGGGATTTCTTGCAGTGCCTGAGTCGCACCGCTCCAACTCTTTAGTCACctaattctaattctaattcttaTGCTTTGCGCGCGAGAACTTTCTGTCAGTAAAAATAACCTCTTAATTTCAAATCCTAATCCTCATGCTTTGCACGCGAGCACTTTCGGTCAGTAGAAACCACCTCTTAATCACACTACACAAGAGAAGGACATGTTGCTGGTTGGTGCTGCCGGTGGATCAACagaggggcggccggcctaCCGTCACTCTAGAAGGCAGCACGCAGTTTCGCGTACAGTTCAACCGTGGTTCAGCAACCCAGCGGCGCTACCACGGCTTCAAGGCTTGGGAATGCCACACCCGGGGATCCATCCATCAGTGTCACCGCAGCTAGGGATAAGCTCCAGTTGAAAAAACGTTACCGGCGTGTCAAGGTCAGCAGCGCGCGCGCACCACGGTCTGCTTCCTGCTTGGGCGTCTGCACGGCCATCACGGTCAAAAGCTCAACGCCTTCTCAGGGGTCAATCGCTGGGTTCCAGACAGCAATGGAagtggaggaaggagatgggAATTGCCAAACTAGAAGTTCCAAATCCCCAATTCGCCGTGTCAAGTTGGCTCCATCAACGAAATGCTTCGGTGAGCTGAAAATGAGCAAGGAACTAGTCGGTCCTGGTACCGCGAAAGAGAAACTTGAGGAGGTACAAGCGTGGCGTGGGAGACAAGGTGCAAGGTTGTTTCTCCTGCACATGCCGC is drawn from Panicum virgatum strain AP13 chromosome 1N, P.virgatum_v5, whole genome shotgun sequence and contains these coding sequences:
- the LOC120655135 gene encoding probable protein phosphatase 2C 12 yields the protein MGVCASSRRRVEQEQECDESVVYVMDGQCGGGGGEDADGGAAAAAACRKVASLYSQKGKKGPNQDAVILCQGFGMEDGVFCGVFDGHGRCGQFVSKLVRDYLPFMILSHRNALFLGVDDDDPAFSDASPSSSTDGSGGGSSPSSPAQLLEEWREACANAFEAMDKELKLQPNLDCSFSGTTAVCAIKQGRDLIVANLGDSRAVLATMSDTGYLTAVQLTTDQKPNLPQEAERIKRCNGRVFALKDEPSVQRVWLPDEDCPGLAMARSLGDLRLKRHGVVSEPQVTHRCVGRGDLFIILATDGVWDVLSNEEVVSIVCATPRKQHASKAVAEAAAQRWRTRYPSSRADDCSAVCLFLRDQDWGTSVAAAKAKAASAAAAARAPAHGHC